In Prunus dulcis chromosome 1, ALMONDv2, whole genome shotgun sequence, the following are encoded in one genomic region:
- the LOC117616185 gene encoding glutathione S-transferase U10-like: MEHKLSEVVLFGTWASSFSGRVKIALKLKGIQYEYVEEDLVNKSQMLLSYNPVHKQVPVLVHRGKPIAESRVILEYIDENWSKTPNLLPKDPYERAKIRFWAKYYDEKIIPGIYSIIRSTGKYREKAIEDLSELVKVFEEGMKRDFQEDPPFFIDGSLSFLGIVVSSYACTYKAFHEAVTTVLIPEKNPAFFSWVHDLKGHPLIKETLPPHDKLVARLKHLQA, translated from the exons aTGGAGCACAAGCTCTCTGAGGTTGTGCTCTTTGGGACATGGGCTAGTTCTTTCAGTGGTAGAGTCAAGATAGCCCTGAAACTTAAGGGCATCCAGTATGAGtatgttgaagaagatttaGTAAACAAGAGCCAAATGCTGCTCAGCTACAATCCTGTCCACAAACAGGTACCTGTTCTTGTTCACAGAGGCAAGCCGATCGCAGAATCACGCGTCATCCTTGAATACATTGATGAGAACTGGAGCAAAACCCCCAATCTGCTGCCCAAAGATCCATATGAAAGAGCCAAAATTCGCTTTTGGGCAAAATATTATGATGAGAAG ATCATACCAGGAATATACAGTATTATAAGGTCCACGGGGAAATATAGAGAGAAGGCCATCGAAGACTTGAGCGAATTGGTTAAGGTCTTTGAAGAAGGGATGAAGAGGGATTTTCAAGAGGATCCCCCCTTCTTCATTGATGGTTCCTTGAGCTTTCTGGGTATTGTGGTGAGCTCATATGCTTGCACCTATAAGGCTTTTCATGAGGCTGTCACTACCGTTCTTATACCCGAAAAGAACCCTGCATTCTTTTCATGGGTGCATGATCTCAAAGGCCATCCTCTGATAAAGGAGACTCTCCCACCTCATGACAAACTGGTCGCCAGGCTGAAGCATCTTCAAGCTTGA
- the LOC117615722 gene encoding 60S ribosomal protein L34 — MVQRLTYRTRHSYATKSNQHRIVKTPGGKLVYQTTKKRASGPKCPVTGKRIQGIPHLRPAEYKRSRLSRNRRTVNRAYGGVLSGAAVKERIIRAFLIEEQKIVKKVLKIQKAKEKQASKS; from the exons ATGGTGCAGCGTCTCACATATCGTACCCGGCACAGCTACGCCACCAAATCCAACCAACACAGGATCGTCAAAACCCCCG GAGGGAAGCTAGTGTACCAGACCACTAAGAAGAGGGCGAGTGGACCCAAGTGCCCTGTCACTGGCAAGAGGATTCAAGGG ATCCCTCACTTGAGACCTGCTGAATATAAGAGGTCTAGATTATCTAGGAATCGGAGGACTGTTAACCGTGCTTATGGTGGCGTATTGTCTGGAGCTGCTGTCAAGGAAAG GATCATCAGGGCCTTTTTGATTGAAGAACAAAAGATTGTGAAAAAGGTTTTGAAGATTCAGAAGGCAAAGGAAAAGCAAGCCTCAAAGAGCTAG